A region of Plectropomus leopardus isolate mb chromosome 16, YSFRI_Pleo_2.0, whole genome shotgun sequence DNA encodes the following proteins:
- the dse gene encoding dermatan-sulfate epimerase isoform X2, with the protein MYEKSYVRGWGFQYLHNHQPTNCVALLTGSLVYMTQGYLQEAYLWTKQVLSIMEKSMVLLQDVTDGSLYEGVAYGTYTTRSLFQYMFLVQRHFSISHFDHPWLLKHFAFLYRTILPGFQRTVAIADSNYNWFYGPESQLVFLDRYVLRNGSGNWLADLIHQNRVMEGPGQAGKGQRWCTLHTEFIWYDPGLISKPPSDFGTSQLHYFEDWGVVTYGSALPADTNRTFLSFKSGKLGGRAIFDIVHKNKYKEWIKGWRNFNAGHEHPDQNTFTFAPNGVPFITEALYGPKYTLLNNAVLFGSVLSGSCFKPWAGQVTEACDSKWLKYKVGLAADAQGRVEAAMERQGMVFIRGEGHSAYNPELKIRNFQRNLLLLHPQLLLLVDHIHLEEDSPTRSMSAFFHNTELPFQGTKIDGVHGAFVSHGEDKYKMFWMDDTGYSNRGVVGYWNYPRGYPYNGSNYVNVTMPLRYPHTRVAYIFFGPGVDVQSFSLRGDDQRVDIYLATKDHTYTIYLLTGEVTSKPLFAMVLLDHKKIVFEKAAAATEDSSPEEVEEYVNVMEDNLQHVKPVFQQMERHILGRVLNTASFRKTAERLLQFSDKKKTEEAIEKMFAMSKKQGKGKGGKRLSLGEKLSESLPDIFAQIEVNEKKVRQRTSKRTYEDSPEEGEGDTRAFMDYTDGRKSKKGAFVKGRKFKEVHMVATAGSEGLSSTASYIRVFLLLNTATFFLLLAVLLTRFQRGRSLHTQRCFYTILLIDCFILLYLYSSCSHTQC; encoded by the exons ATGTACGAGAAGTCATACGTCCGAGGCTGGGGGTTCCAGTACCTGCACAACCACCAGCCCACCAACTGTGTGGCTCTGCTCACTGGAAGCCTGGTTTACATGACCCAAG GTTACCTCCAGGAGGCCTACCTGTGGACCAAGCAGGTCCTGTCCATCATGGAGAAGTCCATGGTCCTTCTGCAGGATGTGACGGACGGCTCTCTGTATGAAGGCGTGGCCTACGGGACTTACACCACCCGCTCTCTGTTTCAGTACATGTTCCTGGTGCAGCGCCACTTCTCCATCAGCCACTTCGATCACCCCTGGCTCCTTAAACACTTCGCCTTCCTGTACAGGACCATCTTGCCCG GATTTCAGCGGACTGTAGCCATTGCAGATTCCAACTACAACTGGTTCTACGGTCCGGAGAGCCAGCTGGTCTTCTTGGACCGCTATGTGTTACGTAATGGCAGTGGAAACTGGCTGGCAGATCTGATTCATCAAAACAGGGTGATGGAGGGGCCGGGGCAGGCTGGAAAAGGACAGCGATGGTGTACCCTCCACACCGAGTTCATCTG GTATGACCCGGGACTAATTTCCAAGCCTCCATCAGATTTTGGAACATCCCAACTCCACTACTTTGAGGACTGGGGCGTGGTGACGTATGGCAGCGCTTTACCTGCAGACACCAACCGTACCTTTCTCTCCTTCAAGTCAGGGAAGCTGGGGGGACGTGCCATCTTCGACATTGTCCACAAGAACAAGTACAAAGAGTGGATCAAAGGGTGGAGGAACTTTAACGCCGGCCACGAGCACCCTGATCAGAACACTTTCACTTTTGCGCCCAACGGCGTCCCATTCATCACAGAGGCACTGTACGGACCCAAGTACACTTTGTTGAACAACGCCGTGTTGTTTGGCTCTGTACTCTCAGGGAGTTGCTTTAAGCCGTGGGCTGGACAGGTTACAGAAGCCTGCGATTCCAAATGGTTAAAGTACAAGGTGGGACTGGCGGCCGATGCCCAGGGTAGAGTTGAAGCTGCTATGGAGAGACAAGGAATGGTCTTCATCCGTGGCGAGGGGCATTCAGCTTACAATCCAGAACTGAAGATTAGGAACTTCCAAAGAAACCTGCTTCTTCTTCACCCACAGCTCTTGCTCCTCGTGGACCACATCCATCTGGAGGAGGACAGCCCAACCAGGTCCATGAGCGCCTTCTTTCACAACACGGAACTTCCATTCCAGGGTACAAAGATAGACGGCGTTCACGGAGCATTTGTATCACACGGTGAGGATAAATATAAGATGTTCTGGATGGATGACACAGGCTACAGTAACAGAGGAGTGGTAGGGTACTGGAATTACCCTCGGGGGTACCCCTATAATGGCTCGAACTATGTGAACGTCACAATGCCATTGAGGTACCCTCACACCAGGGTGGCTTACATTTTCTTTGGCCCAGGCGTGGACGTGCAGAGCTTCAGCCTGCGTGGCGATGACCAGAGAGTGGATATCTACCTGGCCACCAAGGATCACACCTATACCATCTACCTGCTGACCGGAGAGGTCACCAGCAAGCCTCTGTTCGCCATGGTGTTGCTGGACCACAAGAAGATCGTATTCGAGAAGGCAGCCGCCGCCACGGAGGACAGCTCACCAGAGGAAGTAGAGGAATACGTCAACGTGATGGAGGACAACCTCCAGCACGTCAAGCCCGTCTTCCAGCAGATGGAGCGACACATCCTGGGACGGGTTCTCAACACTGCCAGTTTCCGCAAGACTGCAGAGCGTCTCCTCCAGTTCTCTGACAAGAAGAAGACGGAGGAGGCCATCGAGAAGATGTTCGCGATGTCGAAGAAACAGGGCAAGGGTAAAGGGGGGAAGAGACTGAGCCTTGGGGAGAAGCTTTCGGAGAGTCTACCTGACATTTTTGCACAGATTGAGGTGAATGAGAAAAAGGTGAGGCAGAGGACTTCAAAGAGGACATATGAGGACAGTccggaggagggagagggagacacGCGAGCCTTCATGGATTATACAGACGGCCGTAAAAGTAAAAAGGGGGCCTTTGTTAAGGGCCGCAAATTCAAGGAGGTTCACATGGTGGCCACAGCAGGGAGCGAGGGTCTCTCCAGCACTGCCTCCTACATCAGAGTCTTCCTCCTCCTGAACACTGCCACCTTCTTTTTGCTGCTGGCCGTGTTACTGACACGCTTCCAGAGAGGGCGGAGTTTGCACACGCAGAGGTGTTTCTACACCATCCTCCTGATAGACTGCTTCATCTTACTGTACCTCTACTCCtcctgctctcacacacagtgTTAA
- the ndufaf4 gene encoding NADH dehydrogenase [ubiquinone] 1 alpha subcomplex assembly factor 4: protein MGARVARMFRNINLENRVHRELTKEKPRAAPRHETKLAPSADVSDAADSVNKKNDPLLNLLKSVYVESKDPAAAAEAPQEVPAGEEAARRPLKFSLPGDAYGLVELTDVPKGKLTIAEALKALSSHQRQPQTWTPEKIAQEYSLDLKDTKALMEFFVPFQVHIIPPKTEKAKQIKAS from the exons ATGGGTGCGCGGGTCGCGCGTATGTTCCGAAACATCAACCTAGAAAACCGGGTACACCGAGAACTGACCAAGGAAAAGCCGCGAGCTGCACCCCGGCACGAGACCAAGCTCGCGCCCTCGGCCGACGTCTCTGACG CGGCGGACTCGGTGAACAAGAAGAACGACCCTCTGCTCAACCTGCTCAAGTCCGTGTATGTGGAGTCAAAGGACCCGGCAGCAGCGGCAGAG GCACCACAGGAAGTGCCCGCGGGTGAAGAAGCAGCGCGGCGGCCGCTAAAGTTCAGTTTACCGGGTGACGCTTACGGCCTGGTGGAGCTCACAGACGTCCCTAAAGGCAAACTGACCATCGCTGAGGCCCTGAAGGCCCTGAGCAGCCACCAGCGGCAGCCTCAGACATGGACGCCAGAAAAGATCGCTCAGGAATATTCTCTAGACTTGAAAGACACAAAAGCTCTCATGGAATTCTTCGTCCCCTTCCAGGTTCACATCATACCACCCAAGACTGAAAAGGCCAAGCAGATTAAGGCTTCTTAG
- the gpr63 gene encoding probable G-protein coupled receptor 63: MVHSTTVPLPVAGDINASLCCLVTGLLNLSERPSMENISMGSRSPSEPVTPTAEAPDSPQGVSLPLQIFFCFVMVAILLLALLGNVVVCLMVYQRSAMRSAINILLASLAFADMMLAILNMPFALVTVVTTHWIFGDVFCRVSAMLFWFFVMEGVAILLIISIDRFLIIVQKQDKLSPQRAKVLIVVTWGLSFIFSFPLAVGSPPLQIPPRAPQCVFGYSVEPGYHTYVLILLLVFFFLPFMVMLYTFMGILNTIRHNAIRIHSHPDSICLSQASKLGLLSLQRPFQMNIDMSFKTRAFTTILILFSVFTVCWAPFTAYSLVATFSDGFYHKDSFFQISTWVLWLCYLKSALNPLIYYWRIKKFRDACLDLMPKYFKFLPQLPGNTKRRIQPSAVYVCGEHRSVV, encoded by the coding sequence ATGGTTCACTCCACTACAGTTCCCCTTCCAGTGGCAGGGGACATTAACGCCAGTCTCTGCTGCCTCGTTACGGGGCTGCTGAACCTTTCCGAGAGGCCGTCGATGGAGAACATCTCCATGGGCTCCCGGTCGCCCTCAGAGCCGGTTACGCCGACAGCTGAGGCCCCAGACAGCCCGCAAGGCGTCAGCCTACCTCTGCAGATCTTCTTCTGCTTCGTCATGGTCGCCATCCTTCTTCTCGCtcttctgggaaatgtagtggtGTGCCTGATGGTCTACCAGAGATCAGCCATGCGCTCAGCCATCAACATCCTGTTGGCGAGCCTTGCTTTTGCAGATATGATGCTGGCCATCCTGAACATGCCCTTCGCTCTGGTTACTGTCGTGACCACCCACTGGATTTTCGGAGACGTTTTCTGTCGTGTTTCGGCCATGCTCTTTTGGTTCTTTGTGATGGAGGGTGTGGCTATACTGCTTATAATAAGCATAGACCGCTTTCTTATCATCGTCCAGAAGCAAGATAAGCTGAGCCCACAAAGAGCTAAAGTGCTCATTGTGGTCACGTGGGGactctctttcattttttcttttcccttggCTGTTGGTTCCCCTCCCCTCCAGATCCCTCCTAGGGCCCCTCAGTGCGTATTTGGCTACAGCGTTGAGCCTGGATACCACACCTATGTATTGATACTATTGCTAGTCTTCTTCTTCCTACCTTTCATGGTCATGCTGTACACATTTATGGGGATCCTGAACACCATTCGTCACAATGCCATCCGCATCCATAGCCACCCAGACAGCATCTGTCTGAGCCAGGCCAGCAAACTGGGCCTGCTGAGCCTTCAGAGGCCCTTTCAAATGAACATAGACATGAGCTTCAAGACCCGTGCCTTCACCACCATCCTCATCCTCTtctctgtgtttacagtgtgCTGGGCACCCTTCACTGCCTACAGTCTGGTAGCTACCTTCAGCGACGGCTTCTACCACAAAGACAGCTTTTTTCAAATCAGCACGTGGGTCCTGTGGTTGTGCTACCTCAAGTCAGCCCTCAACCCTCTCATTTACTACTGGCGGATCAAGAAGTTCCGCGACGCCTGCCTTGATCTGATGCCCAAGTACTTCAAGTTTCTTCCTCAGCTGCCAGGCAACACTAAGAGGCGCATACAGCCAAGTgcggtgtatgtgtgtggagaGCATCGCTCTGTGGTCTGA